From a region of the Alphaproteobacteria bacterium genome:
- a CDS encoding RnfABCDGE type electron transport complex subunit D, producing the protein MSVMIEKSGPFGHAQSSVSKTMSTVLVALLPATLFNVWLFGWPALLMFLITVGACIAFEAGCLAWQDRPVKPALLDGSATLTGWLLAMSLPPWTPWWIGVLGAFLAIVLAKHIYGGLGQNVFNPAMVGRVGLLVSFPVQMTAFVPPKPLFTEGAPGLIDSLGMVFGGGLSNMDSISAASALGHIKTELTKGVPVSESLPQVFDLTSMLTGMHIGSFGETSAILILLGGLFLIWRGVISWHTPVGLMGTLFVCAQISHMAMPERFASGTFHLLAGATFLGAFFIATDYVTSPISKKGQLVYGMGCGFLIWVIRCFAGYPEGVAFAVLLMNALTPVIDHHVRPRTFGRNSKGEPLSVKGDGK; encoded by the coding sequence ATGAGTGTCATGATCGAAAAAAGCGGACCCTTCGGACACGCTCAGTCCAGCGTTTCCAAGACCATGTCGACGGTGCTGGTAGCGCTTTTGCCCGCCACTTTGTTCAATGTCTGGCTGTTCGGCTGGCCCGCGCTTCTGATGTTCCTGATCACCGTGGGCGCTTGCATCGCCTTCGAAGCCGGATGTCTGGCTTGGCAGGACCGTCCGGTCAAGCCAGCCCTTCTCGACGGTTCGGCGACGCTGACCGGCTGGCTTCTGGCCATGAGCCTGCCGCCCTGGACGCCCTGGTGGATCGGCGTGCTGGGCGCTTTCCTGGCCATCGTGCTGGCCAAGCATATTTATGGAGGCCTGGGTCAGAACGTCTTCAATCCGGCGATGGTCGGACGCGTCGGCCTGCTGGTTTCCTTCCCCGTGCAGATGACCGCCTTCGTGCCGCCCAAGCCCTTGTTCACCGAAGGCGCTCCCGGCCTGATCGACAGCCTGGGCATGGTGTTCGGCGGCGGCTTGTCGAACATGGACAGCATCAGCGCCGCCTCGGCGCTGGGCCATATCAAGACCGAATTGACCAAGGGCGTTCCGGTCAGCGAATCACTGCCCCAGGTCTTCGACCTGACCAGCATGCTCACCGGCATGCATATCGGCAGCTTCGGCGAAACCTCGGCCATCCTGATCCTGCTGGGCGGCCTGTTCTTGATCTGGCGCGGCGTCATTTCGTGGCACACGCCGGTCGGGCTGATGGGCACCTTGTTCGTTTGCGCCCAGATTTCGCACATGGCCATGCCCGAGCGTTTCGCCAGCGGCACCTTCCATCTGTTGGCGGGAGCCACCTTCCTGGGCGCCTTCTTCATCGCCACCGATTATGTCACCTCGCCGATCTCGAAAAAGGGGCAATTGGTCTATGGCATGGGCTGCGGTTTCCTGATTTGGGTTATCCGTTGCTTCGCGGGCTATCCTGAGGGCGTCGCCTTCGCGGTGCTGCTGATGAACGCGCTGACCCCGGTGATCGACCACCATGTCCGCCCGCGCACGTTCGGGCGCAACAGCAAGGGCGAGCCGTTATCGGTGAAGGGAGACGGCAAATGA
- a CDS encoding FAD-dependent thymidylate synthase: protein MTVTPEQKAEIANARAQSATTRRVTSPGLEEILYEAIPILDHGFIRVVDYMGDDSSIVQAARVSYGRGTKKVSEDKGLIDYLIRHRHTTPFEMCEIKYHVKLPIFVARQWIRHRTANVNEYSARYSVMDREFYIPAPEQLAAQSTENHQGRGQVLTGDEAAYVLDILKKDAEHNFSSYEDMLNQDSSGNKKDAARQGLARELARMNLTLNTYTQWYWKIDLHNLLHFLSLRAEGHAQYEIRVYADAMLDTVKRWVPLAHDAFLRYRMGGTHLSSGGLEAVKALIAGQKPTREQFNLSAREWRELMATLGMESGE from the coding sequence ATGACCGTTACGCCGGAACAGAAGGCGGAAATCGCCAACGCCCGCGCACAGAGCGCCACCACGAGGCGAGTCACCTCGCCGGGCCTGGAAGAGATTCTCTACGAGGCCATCCCCATTCTGGATCACGGTTTCATCCGCGTCGTCGATTACATGGGCGACGACAGCTCGATCGTGCAGGCTGCCCGCGTCTCCTATGGACGCGGCACCAAGAAGGTCAGCGAGGACAAGGGGCTGATCGATTATCTGATCCGCCATCGCCACACCACGCCCTTCGAGATGTGCGAGATCAAGTATCACGTCAAACTGCCCATCTTCGTGGCCCGCCAGTGGATCAGGCACCGTACCGCCAACGTGAACGAATATTCGGCCCGCTATTCGGTCATGGACCGCGAATTCTACATCCCGGCCCCCGAACAATTGGCCGCCCAATCGACGGAGAACCATCAGGGACGCGGCCAGGTGCTGACCGGGGACGAAGCCGCCTATGTGCTGGACATTCTGAAAAAGGATGCCGAGCATAATTTCTCGTCCTATGAGGACATGCTGAATCAAGATTCCAGCGGCAACAAGAAGGACGCGGCGCGCCAGGGGCTGGCCCGCGAACTGGCGCGGATGAATCTGACGCTGAACACCTATACCCAATGGTACTGGAAGATCGACCTGCACAATCTGCTGCACTTTCTAAGCCTGCGCGCCGAAGGCCATGCCCAGTACGAAATCCGCGTCTATGCCGACGCCATGCTGGATACGGTGAAGCGCTGGGTGCCGCTGGCCCATGACGCATTCTTGCGCTACCGTATGGGCGGCACGCATCTGTCTTCGGGGGGATTGGAGGCGGTGAAAGCGCTGATCGCCGGACAGAAGCCCACGCGCGAGCAGTTCAATCTTTCGGCCCGCGAATGGCGCGAACTGATGGCGACGCTGGGGATGGAAAGCGGAGAATAA
- the rsxG gene encoding electron transport complex subunit RsxG, with product MSYNSNKPTYVHAMILAAFSAGFGSLLAFTDLFTDEPIKQRRIEDLQNSLVQVLPPAIYDNNPALDTFMVPVEDGKERKIYRATKEGKVTGVAYETYGQGYAGQIKIIMGVDPQGKILGVRAVQHKETPGLGDKIEPKKGPWILQFNGLSIDNPPPNMWKVKKDGGQFDQFSGATITPRAVVTGIRKGLEFFSANKPQLLEVR from the coding sequence ATGAGCTACAACAGCAACAAGCCGACTTACGTTCATGCGATGATTCTGGCGGCCTTCAGCGCGGGTTTCGGATCATTGCTGGCCTTCACCGATCTGTTCACCGACGAGCCGATCAAGCAACGGCGCATCGAGGATTTGCAAAATTCGCTGGTTCAGGTGTTGCCGCCCGCGATCTACGACAACAATCCGGCGCTGGACACTTTCATGGTGCCGGTCGAAGACGGCAAGGAGCGCAAGATCTACCGCGCCACCAAAGAAGGCAAAGTGACCGGCGTGGCCTATGAAACCTACGGCCAGGGCTATGCCGGACAGATCAAGATCATCATGGGCGTCGATCCCCAGGGCAAAATCCTGGGCGTGCGCGCCGTCCAGCACAAGGAAACGCCGGGCCTGGGCGACAAGATCGAACCCAAGAAGGGGCCTTGGATTTTGCAGTTCAACGGCCTGTCGATCGACAATCCGCCGCCCAATATGTGGAAAGTGAAAAAGGACGGCGGCCAGTTCGATCAGTTCTCGGGCGCCACCATCACGCCGCGCGCGGTGGTTACAGGCATCCGCAAGGGGCTGGAATTCTTCTCTGCCAACAAGCCGCAATTGCTGGAGGTTCGCTGA
- the rsxC gene encoding electron transport complex subunit RsxC, which translates to MKLFPIRGGIHPEYRKERTADKAIVSFPLPAMLYIPLQQHIGAPAEAVVQAGDLVKKGQMLAKGQGAVSAPSHAPTSGTIESVSEITAPHPSGLPQLTIVLKADGKDEWASDLPPPIADPFAVSPDEIRARVAWAGIVGLGGAAFPTPVKLNLGAQLKIHTLLLNGAECEPYLTCDDRVMREFAAEVLDGARIMAHTLSAGRIVIAIEDNKPEAQRIMRDAAKPFSNIEVIGVPVQYPMGSERHLTQAITGLETPARKLTADLGVVVHNVMTARAVHKAVREGKPLLSRVVTVSGGAVQDPKNIEALIGTKLSELVAFCGGLAKDAKRFVNGGPMMGQPLPGLDVPLVKGMSGILALTSSEVNEQPASPCIRCGTCVTICPCGLVPVEMAAVIRKDHLDQAAHLGVMDCVSCGSCSYICPSHIPLVHYFNYAKGMLNAQDREKRRLDRVKHLAEARNERLEKAAAAKKAAAAAAAAAKKAAAEAASTSTADNRPGA; encoded by the coding sequence ATGAAACTGTTTCCCATTCGCGGCGGCATTCATCCCGAATACCGCAAGGAACGCACGGCCGACAAAGCGATCGTTTCCTTCCCATTGCCTGCCATGCTGTACATTCCCTTGCAGCAGCATATCGGCGCTCCCGCCGAGGCGGTGGTGCAGGCTGGCGATCTGGTCAAGAAAGGTCAGATGCTGGCCAAGGGACAGGGCGCTGTGTCCGCCCCCAGCCATGCGCCCACGTCGGGAACCATCGAGTCCGTCTCGGAGATCACGGCGCCCCATCCGTCGGGCCTGCCGCAATTGACCATCGTTCTTAAGGCCGACGGCAAGGACGAATGGGCAAGCGACCTTCCCCCCCCCATTGCCGATCCTTTCGCGGTTTCGCCCGATGAGATCCGCGCCCGCGTGGCTTGGGCGGGCATCGTGGGCTTGGGTGGCGCTGCCTTCCCCACCCCGGTAAAGCTCAATCTCGGCGCGCAGCTCAAGATTCACACCTTGCTGCTCAACGGCGCCGAATGCGAACCCTACCTGACCTGCGACGACCGCGTGATGCGCGAATTCGCCGCCGAGGTTTTGGACGGTGCGCGCATCATGGCCCACACGCTGAGCGCTGGGCGCATCGTGATCGCCATCGAAGACAACAAGCCCGAGGCCCAGCGCATCATGCGCGACGCCGCCAAGCCGTTCTCGAACATCGAGGTCATCGGCGTGCCGGTTCAGTATCCGATGGGGTCCGAGCGTCATTTGACGCAGGCCATCACCGGCCTGGAAACGCCCGCCCGCAAGCTGACCGCCGATCTGGGCGTGGTGGTGCACAATGTGATGACGGCCCGCGCCGTGCACAAGGCGGTGCGCGAGGGCAAGCCGCTTTTGTCGCGCGTGGTCACCGTTTCGGGCGGCGCCGTGCAGGACCCCAAGAACATCGAGGCGCTGATCGGCACCAAATTGTCCGAACTGGTCGCCTTTTGCGGCGGCCTGGCCAAGGACGCCAAGCGCTTCGTGAATGGCGGGCCGATGATGGGCCAGCCGCTTCCGGGCCTTGATGTGCCGTTGGTCAAGGGCATGTCGGGCATTCTGGCGCTGACCTCTTCGGAAGTGAACGAGCAGCCTGCCAGCCCCTGCATCCGCTGCGGCACCTGCGTCACCATTTGCCCCTGCGGCCTGGTGCCGGTCGAAATGGCCGCCGTCATCCGCAAGGATCATCTGGATCAGGCGGCGCATCTGGGCGTGATGGATTGCGTGTCCTGCGGCAGTTGCTCCTATATCTGCCCGTCGCACATTCCCCTGGTGCATTATTTCAACTACGCCAAGGGGATGCTGAACGCGCAAGACCGCGAGAAGCGCAGGCTTGACCGCGTGAAGCATCTGGCCGAGGCCAGAAACGAACGTCTGGAAAAGGCCGCCGCCGCCAAGAAAGCCGCCGCCGCCGCCGCTGCCGCCGCCAAGAAAGCGGCAGCCGAAGCCGCATCCACTTCAACCGCTGACAACAGGCCCGGCGCATGA
- a CDS encoding electron transport complex subunit E has translation MSTKYGTIIKDGLWENNGVLCQLLGMCPTMAMTTSATNGFGMGVATMLVMAASNFFVALFRNYITNEVRIPVYILIVAAMVTLVDLTCNAWMHELYKVLGLFIPLIVSNCLPLGRLEVFASREPVFPSFMDGLFMGAGFTLALTIIGAMREISGSGTLFADANLLLGPAFKVLETRIFPEDAAVLMMILPPGGFLATGLLIAFKRKLDLAMGKQIQMAGAHSVG, from the coding sequence ATGTCCACGAAATACGGCACCATCATCAAGGATGGTTTGTGGGAAAATAACGGCGTTCTGTGCCAGTTGCTGGGCATGTGCCCGACCATGGCGATGACGACCAGCGCCACCAACGGCTTCGGCATGGGGGTGGCCACCATGCTGGTGATGGCGGCGTCGAACTTCTTCGTCGCCCTGTTTCGAAACTACATCACCAACGAAGTCCGCATTCCCGTCTACATCCTGATCGTGGCCGCCATGGTCACGCTGGTCGATCTGACCTGCAATGCCTGGATGCATGAACTGTACAAGGTGCTGGGTCTGTTCATTCCGCTGATCGTGTCGAACTGCCTGCCCCTGGGCCGTCTGGAAGTGTTCGCCTCGCGCGAGCCGGTCTTCCCCTCCTTTATGGATGGTTTGTTCATGGGCGCGGGTTTCACGCTGGCTCTGACCATTATCGGCGCCATGCGCGAGATTTCGGGTTCGGGCACGCTGTTCGCCGATGCCAACCTGCTGCTGGGTCCGGCCTTCAAGGTCCTGGAAACCCGCATCTTCCCGGAAGACGCCGCCGTTCTGATGATGATCTTGCCGCCGGGCGGCTTCCTGGCCACCGGCCTGCTGATTGCCTTCAAACGCAAGTTGGACTTGGCCATGGGCAAGCAGATTCAAATGGCCGGCGCGCACAGCGTCGGTTAA
- a CDS encoding RnfH family protein: MKVGVAYATPAKQVWLTVDMPEGACVKDAIEKSGILKQFPEIDLTTQKVGIYGKASTLEAVLEEGARVEIYRPMTADPKTVPRRAKAGGEAASEG, from the coding sequence ATGAAAGTCGGTGTCGCTTACGCCACGCCCGCCAAGCAAGTCTGGCTAACCGTGGACATGCCGGAAGGTGCCTGCGTCAAGGATGCGATCGAGAAGTCGGGCATTTTGAAGCAGTTTCCCGAGATCGACCTGACGACGCAGAAGGTGGGCATCTACGGCAAGGCTTCGACGTTGGAAGCCGTGCTCGAGGAGGGCGCCAGGGTCGAAATCTATCGCCCCATGACCGCCGATCCTAAAACGGTGCCGAGAAGGGCCAAGGCAGGCGGCGAAGCCGCTTCGGAAGGTTGA